Proteins encoded together in one Thermophilibacter immobilis window:
- a CDS encoding RrF2 family transcriptional regulator has translation MAAMFSTKGMYALRAMADLAVHDGWVSLGDVARRQNISRKYLEQVISLMHKAGFVKSQRGKGGGYQLTRAPEDYTLGELLRAAEGSLAPVDCLDCTNGEFCPQLETCTTVGIWRDLGRVTSSYLDGKTLADLAQPGAAEGVCTARPN, from the coding sequence ATGGCAGCAATGTTCTCCACGAAGGGCATGTACGCCCTGCGCGCTATGGCCGACCTGGCCGTCCATGACGGCTGGGTGTCTCTTGGCGACGTCGCGCGACGTCAGAACATCTCGCGCAAGTATCTTGAGCAGGTCATCTCGCTCATGCACAAGGCTGGCTTCGTGAAGAGCCAGCGCGGCAAGGGGGGCGGCTACCAGCTCACGCGCGCACCCGAGGACTACACCCTGGGCGAGCTCCTGCGCGCCGCTGAGGGCAGCCTCGCGCCCGTGGACTGCCTCGACTGCACGAACGGGGAGTTCTGCCCTCAACTCGAGACCTGCACGACCGTGGGCATCTGGCGCGACCTCGGCCGCGTGACGTCGTCCTATCTTGACGGCAAGACTCTCGCCGACCTCGCCCAGCCCGGTGCGGCAGAGGGCGTCTGCACGGCCCGGCCGAACTAG
- the sufU gene encoding Fe-S cluster assembly sulfur transfer protein SufU, giving the protein MAVTDLYNAEFMDHVAHPDYKYELEDATCTHEGVNPSCGDELTFSVRLGDDGTIAEAAFTGHGCAISQASADIMSDLVTGKTPEEAIGLCKLFRQMLTGEVTDEAALEPLEGGVLLRDIAHMPARVKCAELAWRTLEEMLEAREG; this is encoded by the coding sequence ATGGCAGTAACTGATCTCTATAACGCCGAGTTCATGGACCACGTGGCCCACCCGGACTACAAGTACGAGCTCGAGGACGCCACCTGCACCCACGAGGGCGTGAACCCCTCGTGCGGCGACGAGCTGACCTTCTCGGTGCGCCTGGGAGACGACGGCACCATCGCCGAGGCCGCCTTCACGGGACACGGCTGCGCCATCAGCCAGGCGAGCGCCGACATCATGAGCGACCTCGTGACGGGCAAGACCCCCGAGGAAGCCATCGGGCTCTGCAAGCTCTTCAGGCAGATGCTCACCGGCGAGGTCACCGACGAGGCGGCGCTCGAGCCCCTCGAGGGCGGCGTGCTTCTGCGCGACATCGCCCACATGCCCGCCCGCGTCAAGTGCGCCGAGCTCGCCTGGCGCACGCTCGAGGAGATGCTCGAGGCACGCGAGGGGTAG
- a CDS encoding serine hydrolase domain-containing protein — translation MAALALVCAVAPALARADEALLPSPDDLEQQGLSVEPDESEIDEPVDPTDQGHEAPIGAEPEGLTLDEELDAYFARNFSASGLPGIAVAVVSSDEVRYEATFGDVESVDDTFLVGSLSKSLTALSIMQLVERGLVDLDAPAVTYAPGYDVSSVVSVRDLLNQTSGFGYYESLADAQVGDTLGSFSYANANYDLLGRIVENVSGLTYGSYLRKNVFGPLGMADASVPGELERAPEAVGHRSWFGAYVADGFIHEQGDDAWGGSASGYVRASLSDMVSYLQMYLNSGAGALSAAGIHRMVFDRVSDGGDTYYGMGWTTYTWDDGELVLSHDGQVENYAARMCVLPGRDLAVVMLADANDEFGGNDTFFSMGDDVLTMAIGGEPQGIDAAEHVESHVAYDVAYALALAAAAAPLVLTVARTLKGRRPRRTGVARGILSVGLHVLLPSYLLGLPGALGMRFEDFADFYPDQAVVLVAGTALLAAAGALKLALWLCARRQRRLVNRF, via the coding sequence ATGGCGGCACTCGCGCTCGTCTGTGCGGTCGCACCCGCGCTCGCACGCGCCGACGAGGCGCTCCTGCCGTCGCCAGACGACCTCGAGCAGCAGGGCCTCTCGGTCGAGCCCGACGAGTCCGAGATCGATGAGCCCGTCGACCCCACGGACCAGGGCCACGAGGCCCCGATCGGCGCGGAGCCGGAGGGTCTGACGCTCGACGAGGAGCTCGACGCATACTTCGCGCGGAACTTCTCGGCATCCGGGCTTCCCGGGATTGCCGTGGCCGTCGTAAGCTCCGACGAGGTTCGCTACGAGGCCACCTTCGGTGACGTGGAGAGCGTGGACGACACCTTCCTGGTCGGCTCGCTGTCCAAGTCGCTCACGGCTCTCTCGATCATGCAGCTCGTCGAGCGGGGACTCGTGGACCTCGACGCGCCGGCGGTGACCTATGCGCCTGGCTACGACGTGTCGTCCGTCGTGTCCGTGCGTGACCTGCTCAATCAGACGAGCGGCTTTGGCTACTACGAGTCTCTGGCCGACGCGCAGGTGGGGGACACCCTGGGGAGCTTCTCGTACGCGAACGCGAACTACGACCTGCTCGGGCGCATCGTCGAGAACGTGAGCGGCCTTACGTATGGGTCCTATCTGCGCAAAAACGTCTTCGGTCCCCTGGGGATGGCCGACGCGTCCGTGCCGGGGGAGCTGGAGCGCGCACCCGAGGCCGTCGGTCACCGCAGCTGGTTCGGGGCGTACGTAGCCGATGGCTTTATCCACGAGCAGGGCGATGATGCCTGGGGCGGGTCGGCCTCCGGCTACGTGCGTGCGAGCTTGTCCGACATGGTCTCCTACCTGCAGATGTATCTGAACAGCGGCGCGGGCGCGCTCTCGGCGGCCGGCATCCATCGCATGGTCTTCGATCGCGTGAGCGACGGGGGCGACACGTACTACGGCATGGGATGGACGACCTACACCTGGGACGACGGCGAGCTCGTGCTTTCCCATGACGGGCAGGTCGAGAACTACGCGGCACGCATGTGCGTGCTGCCGGGGCGCGACCTTGCCGTCGTCATGCTCGCGGACGCAAACGACGAGTTCGGGGGCAACGACACGTTCTTCTCGATGGGAGATGACGTGCTCACGATGGCCATCGGCGGCGAGCCGCAGGGAATCGACGCGGCCGAGCACGTGGAGTCTCACGTAGCCTATGACGTGGCGTACGCGCTGGCGCTCGCGGCGGCGGCAGCTCCGCTCGTGCTGACGGTGGCGCGCACGCTCAAGGGAAGGCGTCCTAGACGGACGGGCGTGGCCCGGGGGATTCTCTCTGTGGGTCTGCACGTTCTTTTGCCTTCCTACCTGCTTGGACTTCCGGGTGCGCTCGGCATGCGCTTTGAGGACTTTGCGGACTTTTATCCGGATCAGGCTGTCGTGCTCGTGGCAGGTACGGCGCTGCTCGCGGCTGCGGGGGCGCTGAAACTGGCCCTGTGGCTGTGCGCGAGGCGGCAAAGGAGACTTGTCAATAGATTTTAG